AATACAAGCTGGTAAGGAGTTTAAATATTGTGAGAACAACCGCATGATGCAGTTCCTTAGGTGCTTGAACTTGCATTATTAGGGCCATTTCATAGGCAGTGGCTAGGTTCCTCATCAGTAGAAGTTAGCCAAGTCTGTTATAATGCTGGACTTGAcagtaatataaattgaaaCAGTGAAACTTAAACTTGATGCTTTGTCAACAAGAGAGGGCAGCCTGAACTTTcttaactctataaaaaattatcagtaGTATTCTTGATGTGTGCTGGGAACTTTAAACTCTTAACTGGATCTATGCAGTTGTAGAGAAGTATAGATGTAATGAGATGTCTGATAAAGTTTTGTTGGAATTTGAAGTGTCATATACTCTTGatatctatattttaattattcacTTGCTCCTTGTTGCAAGAAGATGAGTGATCTTCTAAGAAATAGGTTTGTGTTCGTGAGGTTAATTGCTTATAATGGGAACCACAATAGAACAGTGCTGAAAATGCATGCAATTGGGGAGTGAAAGCAATCCATTTTCCAGCCGAAGAAATCATTTAGGAAAATCTTGATTATCTATGCtatattataataaacaatttttttttaatgtgattaaatatcataaagtgttcaacaagaaaggaaaacaataaaagaatataaattatttctacTAACTAATTATGTTGAATATTAATGTGATGGCATATTATGCAATgattcaaaaaatgaaaatattgaaaaatcattGTATCACATTGGTTGGGAAATAAATATGCTCCATTTGCTTGAATTTCATTTAAGTTGTCGTGAAACTCtacttagtttctttttttttttttggagaattcTTTCTGTTACATTAATGAAGTCAAAGGGCCTcttggattattatttttttaacaaataaaatcaatactgtgttttctatatttgttcaatttagtttttgttatctATCATTactttttcaatcaaaatttttagGCCTCTCTAGTATTTTCTCATCAATCATTCGGAGTGATGCTTTCTGCCTGCAGCTTTCACTTGGATCATGCTGCATCCCTACCTTATTTTCTTGagaaggtttgttttttttactgatttctACAAAGTAATTGTGTGTATCTTTCACTAGGATCAATCTAACATGTTCACTCTTTATCAGACCACATTCAGAGGTCGAGTTTTCATGACTCATGCTACAAAGGCTATCTACAAGTTGCTTTTGACTGATTATGTAAAAGTGAGCAAAGTTTCAGTGGAAGATATGCTGTTTGATGAGAAAGACATAAACCGCTCAATGGATAAAATCGAGGTTtgtgtttatgaatttttgcaTTCTTTTGTTTACATCTATCCGCAACCCTTTTGTTCTTCCAGAAACTTGATCTACTTCGTTTACCTTCCATCTAAGCGAGTGCCATCTCACTCTCTATCTTCCTGCACATGTAAGATTTTAGTGATTAGTAATAAGCTAACAGtaattcaacaacaaaaaagataaagaaaaagataaaggaaAATTGTGTCAGCCAAGTGGGAACCTTCTGGTAGGCATACAGGGCCCCTGCCCTAATACAGTTAAGCAGAAAGGTTTGGTAACAACtggatgaaaatttatttattttttcccttgttTGTTCGAAGAAAAGGTGCTTGTTCCAAAATGGTAGTTGCTTATCTTTTTCTCAATGTAGCATCTCTTTTGGTAAGCATTATGCTATGCTTGCCATTTTAAGTTGATAAATCTGTCCGTGACCGATCCATATGAGGTAATGTTTGGGCTGATTAAAAGATGTTTTCAcaattatgaaataataataaaatgtagGTATTTAAGTTTTGGTAGCATTCTGAAAATACAATCCTATGGAGCCAATTCAAAGCgaggatttcttttttcttttgatcttaTTTCTGTCCTATAGCGCAATCACGATCCATGAGTGCAAGTGGTCAAAACCATTGAGAGATTGCAGAGGGAAAGAGAGGATatcacttttatatatttttcttttcatacatGGACTGTTAATCCTAATCCCTGACACTTTTGTCAAGGTTGGGTGCATGTGTTtgcatttttgtcttttttggtgAGCAGATCTGCTGGTGTTTGCCAGGTCTTATTTTCCTTATGATGGCCTAGCATGTAATCTTCCTTTGTCatcctctgtttaacttaagAATCcttcatttcattaattatttttgtaattgcagGTTGTTGACTTCCATCAGACTATGGATGTTAATGGCATTAAATTTTGGTGCTACACTGCTGGCCATGTCCTTGGGGCTGCCATGTTCATGGTAGATATTGCCGGTGTTCGAGTGCTGTATACTGGAGACTATTCACGTGAAGAAGATCGGCATCTTCGTGCTGCTGAGATGCCACAATTCTCTCCAGACATATGCATAATTGAATCTACCTTTGGTGTCCAACTCCACCAACCTCGACACCTTCGGGAGAAGCGCTTCACTGATGTTATCCACTCCACCATCTCTCTAGGTGGTCGTGTTCTAATTCCAGCATTTGCCCTCGGCCGAGCTCAAGAACTCCTTTTGATCCTTGATGAGTATTGGTCAAACCATCCCGAGCTTCATAACATTCCCATATATTATGCTTCTCCCCTTGCGAAAAAGTGTATGACTGTTTACCAGACATACATCCTTTCTATGAATGAAAGGATCCGCAATCAGTTTGTGGATTCAAACCCCTTCAAATTCAAGCATATATCACCGTTAAATAGCATTGAAGATTTTACTGATGTAGGGCCATCTGTGGTTATGGCAACTCCTGGAGGACTGCAGAGTGGTTTGTCAAGGCAGTTGTTTGATATGTGGTGCTCTGATAAGAAAAATGCTTGTATTATACCTGGATTTATTGTTGAAGGGACCCTAGCTAAGACAATCATTAATGAACCAAAGGAGGTACAGCTCATGAATGGACTGACTGCACCACTCAACATGCAGGTCCATTACATCTCGTTCTCTGCCCATGCAGATTATGCTCAGACAAGTACATTTTTGAAAGAGCTCATGCCTCCTAACATCATTCTTGTTCATGGAGAAGCCAATGAAATGGGAAGGCTCAAACAGAAACTTATCACAGAGTTTACTGACGTCAACACCAAGATAATCACCCCAAAGAATTGCCAGTCTGTTGAGATGTATTTCAACTCTGAAAAAATGGCAAAAACCACTGGAAAGCTGGCTGAAAGGACCCCGGGTGTTGGTGAAACTGTCAGTGGTATACTGGTGAAGAAGGGCTTCACTTATCAAATCATGGCACCTGGAGATCTCCATGTCTTCTCACAACTATCAACTGGAAATGTTACTCAGAGGATTACCATTCCTTTTTCTGGTGCATTCGGTGTGATAAAGCACAGGCTTGAGCAGATTTATGAGAGTGTGGAGTCTGGAACTGACGAGGAGTCTGGGTCTCCAACATTGCAAGTGCATGAGCTGGTAACAGTGAAACAAGAATCTGATAGACATATTTCACTTCATTGGACTGCTGACCCCATAAGTGATATGGTGTCTGATTCAATTGTAGCTTTGGTTTTGAACATCAGCCGGGAGGTTCCTAAGGTAATTGTCGAGCCAGAGGACATAAAATCTGAGGAAGAAACTGAGAAAAAAGCAGAGAAAGTGATTTATGCCTTCCTTGTTTCACTTTTTGGAGATGTGAAAATTGGAGAGAACGGGAAGCTGGTCATACGCGTCGATGGGAATGTGGCAGAGCTTGACAAACAGAGTGGGGATGTTGAGAGTGAGAATGAAGGTCTCAAGGAACGAGTTAGGACAGCATTTAGGCGAATTCAAAGTGCTGTGAGGCCAATCCCGCTCCCTGCATCTTAGcttttctatttccttttccttgttGTTTCAACATGTTTCTGACCTTTGAGAATAGATTTTGTTTCTATTGAGCACTAATTTCTAATTTATCATCTGTTTCCGTAGTAATTTTGTGTTTGAATGCATCCTGTCTTGAGGTTGCCTATTATTTTAGTCTCGTGCCTTAATGGTTTTGCTCATTGCTGTAGTTTGGACTTATCCTACCAAGGGATAGTTCGATTTCAAATTAGTGCCTGGTAATAGGAATCTGTGATTGGGTTATTTTACCAGCTTAGAAGAGCAGGTTCAAATGAACGGTTTTTGAGACAGAAAGAGAAGTTTCAAGTTTTGTCAAAATTCAAGCACTGATGACTCATGTAGTCAATAATATATGGGATAGATTCTGGGGTTTGGCACCTTCCCACGTCATTGTTATGGTATCATTGATGGgatagtttttcttcttctgttttaaTGAAGTTATTGAATCGTGAGAGTCAAGTAACCCATTTCTTGTCACAGAACCGACCACTTTTGAGCAATTACCAAATCCTTTTTTTTGCCCTCCTTAATTCTTCGTTGCTTTTGTCAGATTAGAGGCTTCAGTTGAtaccataatttattttgaagtcTCCAGGTGCACTTGCTTCTGTAATGCTTCCCTTCCTGATTCTCCTGTCTACTGCCCATGCCATTAAAGGAAAATAGCGAAAATATTACCATGGATGATGAAGAGCCCGCTTTGTAATATGGAAGTaactgttttttaaagtgttttttattttgaaatacatcaaaataattttatttttattttttaaaatttattttagatattaacacatcaaaacgatataaaaacacaaaaataatttgaagtaaagaaaaaaaaatacaaaaaaaattttaaaatacaaaaacaaacatattcaaaGAATCACACTAATATTAAAGATGACTTTGAATTATC
This DNA window, taken from Populus alba chromosome 17, ASM523922v2, whole genome shotgun sequence, encodes the following:
- the LOC118031874 gene encoding cleavage and polyadenylation specificity factor subunit 3-I, coding for MASTGQSQSLKRRDAPVTREGGDKLTLTPLGAGNEVGRSCVYMSFKGKTVLFDCGIHLAYSGMAALPYFDEIDPSTIDVLLVTHFHLDHAASLPYFLEKTTFRGRVFMTHATKAIYKLLLTDYVKVSKVSVEDMLFDEKDINRSMDKIEVVDFHQTMDVNGIKFWCYTAGHVLGAAMFMVDIAGVRVLYTGDYSREEDRHLRAAEMPQFSPDICIIESTFGVQLHQPRHLREKRFTDVIHSTISLGGRVLIPAFALGRAQELLLILDEYWSNHPELHNIPIYYASPLAKKCMTVYQTYILSMNERIRNQFVDSNPFKFKHISPLNSIEDFTDVGPSVVMATPGGLQSGLSRQLFDMWCSDKKNACIIPGFIVEGTLAKTIINEPKEVQLMNGLTAPLNMQVHYISFSAHADYAQTSTFLKELMPPNIILVHGEANEMGRLKQKLITEFTDVNTKIITPKNCQSVEMYFNSEKMAKTTGKLAERTPGVGETVSGILVKKGFTYQIMAPGDLHVFSQLSTGNVTQRITIPFSGAFGVIKHRLEQIYESVESGTDEESGSPTLQVHELVTVKQESDRHISLHWTADPISDMVSDSIVALVLNISREVPKVIVEPEDIKSEEETEKKAEKVIYAFLVSLFGDVKIGENGKLVIRVDGNVAELDKQSGDVESENEGLKERVRTAFRRIQSAVRPIPLPAS